The Mycolicibacterium aurum genome segment CGACCCCGGCAGGCACCGGACGTAGCCACGGGTCCAGCACGAAGAAGGCCAAACCGTCCAACGGCCCACCGACGGGGCTGACCGGGTTGTCGACGCTGTCGTCGACATCGGCGGTGACGATCTCGCGGAACGAGGCGTGCACTGTGGTCTCGGTGGTTCCGTACAGGTTGAGCAACCGGGGTGAGCCCGGATGGTTGTCCAGCCATGTCCGGAGTCGTTGCGGCTCAAGCGCTTCACCGGCAAAGATGACGGCGCGCAGGTTCAGCTGCCGTCCGATCTCAGGTGCCAGCGCATCCGCGGTCTGCAGGGCGTAGAACCCGGACGGAGTCTGGCTGAGCATGGTGACCTGTTCGGCCGCCAGCAGCGCGTGGAACTCCTCCGGTGCGCGGGCCACGGACTCGGGCACCACGACCAAGCGGCCCCCGTACAGAAGTGCGCCCCACATCTCGCAGACCGAGACGTCGAAAGCCAGTGAGTGCCAGAGCGACCAGACGTGGCCGGCCAGTTCGATGTCGGTGTCCAGCGCGTCGAGCAACCGGGTCACGTTGTCGTGGGTGATGGCGACACCCTTGGGGACACCTGTGGTGCCCGAGGTGTAGATCAGGTAGGCGACGTCGTCGGGGGCCGGTCCGGTCGGTGCCGGGGCGGATCCGTCCACGAGGGCGTCGATGTCCTGCGCGTCGACGAGGACCATGTCCTGCCCGGCCAGCCGGCCGGCCAACTCGGTGTTCGTGATCGCGGCGATCGGCGCGGCATCGTCGAGCACGAGCTGCATACGAGCTGCCGGCGCGGCCGGGTCGATCGGCACGTACGCGGCACCGGTCTTGAGCACGGCCAGGATGGAGATGATCGCGTCCGCCGACCGGGGTAAGAGCAAAGCCACCCGTTGACCCGGTCCGATCCCCCTGTCTGCCAACAGGTGTGCGAATCGGTTCGTGGTGTCGTCGAGCTCGCGGTAGGTCCAGGAGCGGCCCTCCCAGCTGAGCGCCACCGCGTCCGGAACGCGTGCCACCTGCGCCGCGAACAGATCAGGAATCGACACCGACCGGCGTGCCACCCGGCCCAGCGCAGCCCGGTTGCTCCAGAGGTCGAGGCTGGCGTGTTCGGCGGGTTCGAGTACGTCGATCGACGACAGCGGGCGGGTGGGATCGGTGCACATGGCCACCAGCACCCGGGTGAACCGTCGGATCAGCGCCTGGATTCCTCCGGCATCGAACACATCGGTGTCGTATTCGACGCGCAGTGTCAGCGTCGTGCCCGGCACGGCTTGCACCGCTACCGGGTAGTGGTTGTATTCGCGGTGCGCGAAGTCGGTCACGGCCAGCTGGCCGTCGCTCGGCAGCGCGGCGGCGTCGACCGGATAGTTCTCGTAGACGAAGAACGTGTCGAACAGGTGGTCCTGGCCGGTGACGCGGTGAATCTCGTTGAGCGACAGGTGCTGGTGATCGAGGGTGCGGGTGTAGGTGTCCTGCAGCTGGGCGAGCAGGTCGACGGTGGTGGTCGTCGCGGTGACACTGGCGCGCACCGGAACCGTGTTGATCAGCAGCCCGACCATCGAGTCGGCACCCAGCACCTCGCCGGGCCGCCCGGACACCGTGGTGCCGAACACGACGTCGTGGTGACCCGTCCGCGACATCAACAGCTGGGCCCAGGCGGCGTGCAGCACGGTGCTGGCGGTGGTGTGGCACGAGCGAGCGAGCTCACCGAGCGACTGCGTGGTCTGCTCGGGCACGTCGAACGAGGCGACTGCGCGGGGGCCCTGCCGCACCTGGCCCGCGGCACCGACCAGGGTGGGGGTGTCGAACCCTGCGAGCGCCTCTCCCCAGGCTGTGCGCGCAGCGCCGAGGTCGCGTCCCGCCAGCCAGCTGATGAACCGGCGATACGGGACAGGCGGAGGTAGCCGCTGTCCGTGGTAGCCGGCGAACAGCTCGCCCAGCAGGATCGGCAACGACCATCCGTCGAGCACGATGTGGTGGTTGGTCAGCACCAGCCGGTGCTGGTCTGCTCCGGTGCGAATCAGTGTCGCACGGAACGCCGGTTGGTCGGCGAGTTCGCAGACCGCGATGCGCTCCTGCGCACACACCTCGGCGACGCGCTTGTCGAGACTGTCCCCTGCTGTCGTGAGATCGACGACGCGCCAAGGCGCTTCGGGATCGGCCGGAATGATCTGCACCGGGTCGGCGAACTTCTGAGAGAAGCGGGCCGCCAGGTTGGGATGCCGGGTCACCACCGTCTGCACCGCAGCACGTAGCCGGTCGTGGTCGAGCGGACCCGTCAGCGTGATGTACAGCTGCACGGCGTAGACGTCGTCGCTGCCTTCCGCGGTGCCGGCGAGGAACAGCAGCCCCTGCTGCAAGGACGTCAGGGGAAGAACATCAGCTATCTGCATATTGCCGCTGAAGCTCGTCGATCTGCTGTTGGCTGAGACCGACGGCGATGTCCGACGGGGTCAGCCCGCCTCCGCCTCCGCGCACGTGCGCACAGATGCCGGCCAGGGCGTCGAACCACAATCCGCTCAGCCGGCTGACCTGTGCGTGGGTGAGGACAGAGGGCGCCCAGGTCCATGCCCCACCCAGCAACGGTCCAGCGTCGGTGTCCACCGTGCCGGCATTGAGTTCCAGGGTGTGCATCAGCGGTATGGGCGGCTTCACGCTCGGGCTGATGTCGGCCAGGCCGTCCCAACAGATCTGCCACGCGTCACCCGATGTTTCGGCGCTCGTCGCACCCTGACGGCCCAGATAGTTGAAGCAGATCGGCGGATCAGATCCGTCCAGGTCCACCTCGTCGTTCAGGTATCGCAGGGCCCCGTAGTTGAGGCCGTCGGGAACCCCCCGCAGCTGCTCCTTCGCGGCTTTGATCACCGAACCCAGCCTCGCATCGCCGGCCACCACCTGCGCCCAGCTCAGTCCGCCCACGTCCAGAGCCACCGGGTACTTGGCCGTGAACCAGCCCACCGTGCGCGACAGGTCGACCGGCACGCCGGGTGGGGCTGCAAGCTCCTCGTCGCGCCCGTGGCCTTCGACGTCGATGGAGATGGGCGCACCACTGATGCCCAGGAATTCTGTTGCGGCCAAGGCGAATGCGATCAGCAAGATGTCGTGCACACCAGCATGGAATGCGGCCGGGACCTCACCGAGCAGCATCTGGGTGGTCTCGATATCCAGATACACCGACAGGTTCCCGGCGGTGGCCAACGTGTCCGCTCGGGTGTCGACGTCAGGTAATGCGGCAGGCGTCGCCGCGATCTGCCGCCAGAGGTCAGCCTCCCCGACGACCTCGGCGCGGTGTGCGTACTCGGCCAGCAGTGACGCCCACCGGGCGAAGGAGGTGCCGGGTGGGGGCAACTGCACCTGGTGACCGGCACGGTGCTGGGCCCACGCGAGATTGAGTTCTTCCAACAGGATTCGCCACGACACCCCGTCGACCGCGAGGTGGTGGATGATCGCCACCAATCGGCGGGTCGAGGTCACCCACACCGCGCTCAGCATGACCCCGGCGGCCGGGTTCAGCTGTGTGCCGGCGTGCAACACCGCGTCGTCGGTCAGTTCGTCGACTGTGTGCAGACGCGAACGGGCATCTACTGAGCCGGTTTCAGGGACCACCAGCGACCAGCCGCCGGCATCGTCGCGGTCTACCCGCAGCCGCAGCATGGCGTGCCGATCCAGCAAGAGCTGCACCATCACCAGCACGTCGGCTTCGGTGGTGCCGATCGGGGCCTGCACCACCACCGTCTGGTTGAAGTGGGCCACGGGGCTGCCCGCAGCTTCCAGACTCTCCAGCCACCGGATGATCGGGGTGGCGAGCACCGGTCCGGCTCCATCGGCGGCGACGTCGCTGTCGGTGTCGATCAACGTGGCCACTTGGGCCAGCCGCGCCACGGTCTGCTCGGCGAAGACGTCGCGCGGACGGCACAGGACGCCGGCGGCACGGGCGCGGGCGACCACCTGCATCGACAGGATGCTGTCGCCGCCGAGCTCGAAGAACGACTCGTCGACCCCGACCTTTTCCAGTCCCAGCACCTGGGCGTAGATGCCGGCCAGGATCTCCTCCACTGCGTCGGCCGGGGCACGGTAGGCGTCCACGTGCTGGTACTCAGGCGCAGGCAGTGCCCGCTTGTCGAGTTTGCCGTTCACCGTCAACGGCATGGCGTCGATGACCACCACCGCGGCCGGAATCATGTACTCCGGCAACCGGTCTGCCAGCGCGCCGCGGAGCTGTGCCGGATCGAGGTCGGCTGACGTGGCGGTGACATACCCGACCAGACGCTTGTCGCCGGGGCGGTCCTCGCGGGCGATCACCTCCGCCTGGGCGACGCCGTCCAGCGCCGCCAGCGCCGCCTGGACCTCCCCCAGCTCGATCCGATACCCGCGGATCTTGACCTGCTCGTCGGCACGACCGAGATAACGGAGCTCACCGTCGGCGCCCCAGCACATCAGATCTCCGGTGCGATACATCCGTTGCCCCGGTGCGCCGAACGGACACGCCACGAACCTGCTCGCCGACAGGCCGGCCCGGCCGACGTATCCGTCGGCCACCCCGGCGCCGGCCACGTACAGCTCGCCGACGACGCCGACCGGCACGGGCTGCAACCAGCTGTCGAGGACGACGAAGCCGAGATGGCCCAGCGGCACCCCAATCGGACTGACGCCACCCTCGATATCGCCGGCGACGATCTCCCGGAACGACGCGTGCACCGTGGTCTCGGTGATGCCGTACATGTTGATCAGCCGCGGCGCCACCGGGTGAGCATCCAGCCACGCCGCGAGACGGTGTGGTTCCAGCGCCTCGCCACCGAAGACGACGGCCTGGAGCGCGAGCTGCCGGCCCAGCTCCGGCGCCAGCGCATCGGCAGCCTGCAGCGCGTAGAACGCCGACGGGGTCTGGCTGAGAATGGTGACCCGCTCGGCAACCAGCAACGCGTGCAACTCTTCCGGTGATCGCACCACCGGATCGGGCACCACCACCACCCGGCCGCCGTAGAGCAGCGCGCCCCAGATCTCCCACACGGAGAAATCGAAGGCCAGCGAGTGACACTGCGACCACACCTGGCCGGCCAGCCCCATGTCGGCGTCGAGGGTCTCCAGCAGCCGGGTCACGTTGCGGTGGGGAATGGCCACGCCCTTCGGCGTGCCGGTGGTGCCCGAGGTGTAGATCACGTACGCGCCGTCGTCGGGCTCCGGCACCGGTAACGGTGTCTCGGGTCGGAAGGCGGGGTCGGCCAGGTCGCCGATGTCGAGAACCACCGGTTCCCGGCCGTCCAGCTGATCGACCAACTCCGCGGTGGTGATCACTGCGATCGGTGCGGAATCGGCAAGCACGAACTCTCGGCGAGCAGCCGGCACTGCCGGATCGATCGGCACGTAGGCGGCCCCGGTTCTGGTGACGGCCACCATGGCCACGACGGCGTCCGCAGATCGCGGCAGCAGCAACGCCACCCGCTGCCCGGGTCCGACACCGCGGTCGACCAGCTTCTGCGCCACCCGCTGCGCCGTCTCGTCGAGTCCGCGATACGTCAGCGACAGTTCGCCGAAAGTCACTGCCGGCGCGTCGGGGGTACGCGCCGCCTGTGTGGCGAACAGCGCCGGAATCGTCGCCGCCGGCGCGACGGCCCGTGTCAATGCCGCCCGATTACCCCAGTCGTGCAGCGTGGTGCGCTCGGCCTCGTCGAGTACGTCGATCGACGACAGTTTTCGGGTCGGATCGGCTGCCATCGCCACCAGCACTCGTTCCAGACGCCGGGCCAAGTCCGCGGCGCCGCAGTTCGAGAACACGTCGCCGGCGCCCAATGTGCTGAGAAAGAGTTCGTCACCGGTGCCGGAGAAGATCAATCCGAAGCCACCCACGAAGCCGGAGTTGGTCATCGATGCCGATGCCTGGACTCCGCCGAAGTCCAGAGTGAAGGCATGCGGGAGGAAGTCGATGACCACCCTGTCGGTCCGCTGATCCAGGCCGAGGACTTTCCGCTCGAGCGCGTGCACCGGAAATCTCTGATGCGCCAGCGTGTCCCGGATTCGCTCGGCCACGTGCTCACAGAACGACGTCACCGTGGACCCCGCCGAGAGGTTGAGAACAAGGGGCGCGACCCCGGCCACCATGCCGGGCAGCGTCTTCGACTCGGCGACGACGCGTCTGCTGACCGGGAAGTCGAGGACCACCTCGGACTGTGCGGCGGAGTGCCCCGGAATCATCAGTGCGCACGCCGCGGTGATCACCGATGCGCGCGGCATGTTCCACACGTCGGCCAGTTCCTGCACCCGTCGGATGACCGCGGGGTCCAACTGCACGGGCGTGGACAGCTGATTGGGATCGCGCTCGACCGAGGGGTGCGGCGACCGGTGTCGCGGTGCGCTCTGGGTGGGAAGATTCTCCGCCCAGTACGTCTGGTCGCCGTCGTGCTCGCTGGACGCCTCGTATGCCACTTCGCAGTCGACCAAGTCCTGCAGCGAGCCGAAGAATGCGGGCGGGACGGGTTCGCCGGACACGAGTGCCGAGTAGACCGAGGCGACCCTGTTACCGATCAGCCCGAGGCCGGCGCCGTCGGTGACGATGTGGTGGAAACAGCCGAACAGGTAGTAGTCGTCAAACCCGATCTGTAACAGGGCGAATCGGAACAGCGGCCCGTCGAACGGCAGGGGTGTGCGTTGGATCGCCAGTGCCATGTCCTGGGCTTCGCGCTCGGGATCGCCTGCGCCGCTGAGGTCGTGGAATTCTAGGTCGACGTGAGGGTAATCGACGGGCCTCTGGAAGACGTGGCCGTCCTCCTCGAAGATGGCGACTCTGACCGGTTCGGCTTCGTGGATCACCCGCTGGATCGCCCACTCGAGGGCATCGAGTTCCACCCCGCCTTCGATCCTGACGAGCAGGCCGAATTGCCACTCCGCGCCGAAATGACCCATCTCCTGCTCAAGCCAGATGTCCAGCTGTGCGCGCGTCAGAGGGAACACGCGGTCTCCAAGCTCCATTGGTCTCCCCGACCCTGCGGCCTTAGTTATCGGACACCCCGCCCGCCGCCAGCCGTTCGCGCAGTGTTCTCGGCCGGATGTCAGTCCAGTTCGATTCGATGTACTCCAGACACTCGGCGCGGCTCGCTTGGCCGTGGACCACCCGCCACCCGGCCGGCACGTCGGCGAAGGTCGGCCACAGGCTGTGCTGGCCTTCGTCGTTGACCAGGACGACGAAGCTGCCCTTGTCGTCGTCGAACGGATTGATGCTCAACGGTGCTCCAAAATGTAATTGACGCTGGTGTAACAATTTGCCAACTTTACGTCCTGCTGTGACCCCTGTCACTGGGTGTGATCCTTGTCACGCCGCTGAAGAGGGGTCCGATCACCCGACCCGCTGGGTGTGCACCGCCCGCTCCAGCAGGTCCGCTGTGGTCGATGCGCTGACAGCAGGTTCGGTGATCCGGGAGGCCAGCTCGCGAGCTCGGGTGCGGTACCCGGGATCGAGAATGGTCCACAGGTCGGCAACCAGCGTGGCCTCGGTTGCGGTGGAAAACCGCCGGGCGGTGCCTACTTTCAGTCGTTTGACAGCGCCTCCGTAGACCGCGTGCACCATGTCCCAGTAGAGGATCAGCTGCGGCACCCCGGCGCGCATCGCAATGGGCGTTGTGCTGGAGCCGCCATGGTGCACGAGCGCGCGACAACGGGGGAAGACGCTCGGATAGTTCAGCATGCCGACCACTTTGATGTTGTCACCGTGCGGGACTTTGCTGAAGTCGGTCCCGGCGGCTCCGATCAGCGCACGTTCGCCAAGGGCGTCGCAGGCCGCGCCGATCATGGCGATCGTGTCCGCAGGCGACTCCACGGGGATGCTCCCGAACCCGAAATAGATCGGCGGGGTTCCCGCGGCGATCCACGACGAGACCTCGTCGTCGGCTTCGGTCGACAACCCCAGCGTCAGTGTCCCCACGAACGGTCGCTGGGCGGCGTGTTCTGCCCATTCGGCCGCGAGCCCGGGAAAGCACGCCTCGTCGTAGGCCTGGACTTCCAGCGATCCCCGCTGGGTGATGCGCTGCGGCGCGGACCCTGTCGCCTGCGGGAGACCGAGTTCGCGGCGCTGCGTGTCCTCGACCGTCTTCGTGACGCGCCACGACAGCCACCAGAACGCGCGCACTGCCAGACGACCCACCCGCGCAGGCAGGAATGTCAGGACCTGACCGTTGGGCCGTAGCGGGAAGTAGTGCAACGTGGCCAGCGGAATGTCGTGATGCTCGGCGACATTGGCTGCGGCATCTTCGAAGTTGATGCCGGTGAAGATCAGGTCGGCTCCGTCCGCCAGTGTCATCAGCGTCGTGCTCATCTCCTGCCATCCCGCGAGGAGCGGGCCTGCGATCTCCACCCGAGCGCGGATCAGTTCGCGTATCCGCCAGGGGGTGCGGAAGAAGCAGGTCCAGAAGTCGCGGTGAGCGTCGAGGATGGTCTGTGACTCCGGACCGAAGCCGATCGCCGGCACGCCGGCCGCCTCCGTGAAGTCGACGAGGTCCGGCGGGACGGCCATCGCGACGTCGTGGCCCCGTCGGACGAGCTCGCGGCCGACGGCGGCCGACGGTTCGATGTCGCCCCGGCTCCCCCACGTGGCCAGCACGAACTTCATCGGCACTCCCGCGCAATCATGCAGCGCTATTTCGGCGTCGAGCCGGCGCCGCTACCGAGGAGCTCGTCGACATACCGCGGCGGCTTGAGATTGAGGAGGCGCTTTCGATCGGCTTTGAGATCTGCGTAGGTGAGCGCCTCGACCTGTTCCGGCGTGTAGGGCAGCGTGGATTCCGGAGTCCCTTTGCGCACGAAGCCGACACCCTGGTCGCATTTGAGGACGCCGACCAGCAGATCGGGACGGGTGCTACGCAGGTGAACGATCGCTTTCCACACATCGCCGTTCCACAGCCCGATCACCAGCGGACCCTTCTGCTGGGCGATGAAGTCGTCCCAGGACTCCGCGCGGCGGCCGGCCAGCTCGAACGGGGGGTTGCAGTCGTGGAGGAAGATGACGCCGTCCTCGCGTAGGTACTGCACCGTGTACTCGACATCGCGCACCACCTGCTCGTAGGTGTGCAGCCCGTCGATCAGCGCGACGTCGATCGGGTGGCGCTCGAGCAGAGCCCTCTCGTTGTCGAAGAAGGCGTCGCTGGTGGTCTCGAAGTAATGGGTGGTGCGCGCCTTGGCATCTGCGAGTTCGCGAGTGCGCTCCGAAAGCTTGAACGCCGGGTCGACAGCGATCTTGACGTCGGCACTGATCCGCTGGAACGCCTGCCCCCGCGACACGCCGATTTCCAGGTAGACGGGGTTCGTCCGGCCGTCGAGTGCCCGCTGCACGGCCCTGATCCGGTTCACGCCCGGCCAGGCGTCTGCCAACATCACCAGCCCGTTGTTGATGTTCACGCGACGATCCTGCCCATAAATTGACGATCCTGCCTATAAAACGGGCTAACTGGTCCACATGCCGGCCGGAGGTTGCCAGAATCGAGACCTGGCGCGCATCGTTGTCAGGTGGCGACTGAGGAGGTAGAGGGCCAGTGGCTCGTTCGTTCAGCGGCTCGGCCGAATCCACCGCGAGCGTCGAGGGAATCCATACGGCCTTCGGTCGCGAGGACTACTGGCGGGATCGCCTGGCGACCAGCAAGGTCGTCACCACGCTGGATTCGCTGGACGTCCACACCGACGGGACCGTCGCGGTGCGCTACACCGTGGACCTCGGCCGCCAGCTGCTCCCGGGGCCGGTAGCCACGCTCATGCCGGGCGGCGTGTCGATGCAGTACCGGGAGACGTGGAGCCCCGAGGGCGACCGGCAGGTGTGCGGTCGGATCGCCGTGTCGGTCTCCGGCGGCCTGGGATCGTGTGACGCGCAGACGTGGCTGGAGCCGGTCGCGCACGGGTCGCAATTGCGCTTCACCGGCCGCGTGGCGGTGAGGATCCCGTTGGTGGGCGGGAGCCTGGAGAAGTCCATCGGAGCCGATTTGGCCCAGAACATCCCCTCGGTGCTGAGCTACACCGCCGACTGGATTACCGAACGTGCGTGAGTCGTTGCCGCTCAGGACCTTTGGTGTCCAATGCTGCCCAGGCCGGTAATCTCCAGGCTGACCGACTTCCGCTGCCCGGCTGCACCGAGCATGAACGCGATGTCGCCGATCGGTGCGCCCAGCCAGAATCGCCAGAACCGTTTCTCGAAGAAAGTCCATACATAGCGGCCGTCCCCCAGTGACCAGTACCCGGCGATCAAGATGAGGTAGTACGCGAGGCGCTTCCACCGCGCCGTGACCATCTCGACGTTCATCTCCCAGATCTCCAGGCCCCACGCCCGGTATCGCCACTGCAGCCCGTACTTGCTCTGGAATTCGTAGAACGCGCGCATCTCGCCGTTGGTCACCAGGTACTCGTCGAATACTAGGATCGATCCTTCGACGAAGCGGTCCTTGCAGGTCTCCAGTGCGTGCAGGCAGCTCTCGTAGGTGTCCAGGTCCATGTGGAACAGCGCGATCGGCGCCGCCGGTTTGGAGGCGAGAAATGGTTCGAGCGTGTCGTAGGTGCTGCCCTTGATGAACTGCACGTCGCGGCCGAGCGCAGGTGGTATCCCGTCACGCAGGGTGACGCCGGTATCGGTGATGAAGCGCTTGGCGAGAGGTTCGGTCAGGGAGAAGGTTCCGCGTTTGATGACGAGTTGGTCGTCGATCTGCCAGTCCTCGACAAGACCTTCGAAAGTATCGAAACCGTAGACCGGGCGACCGCTCGCGTCGGCGGTCAGCCGGGTCGACCATCCGATCCACACGCCGAGGTCCAGTACCAGCGCGTCGGCGTCGGCGCCCGCCGGCGGAGCGAGCTGCGATGCCTCCCGCAACAGGGTGTGGTCGGCAATCCTGCACTGCCGCAAGTCTTCGAGGGACTGTCCGATGAATGCCCGGTAGTCATCGTCGTAGACCCTGATGTCCCGGGCGTACAGATTCGGGATGAACCGATCGCGACCACGGTAGAGCGCCCGGGCGCACACGAGCGCGACCAGCAGCACCCCGATGACAGCGAGAAGTGCCGGCGCGAAGTAACAGGCCGTGGCGACCCCGAGCGCGATGACGATGAGGATCGTCTTCCACACCTGATGCAGGGTCGTGCGATCCACGGTCTGTCTGCTCGTCCGATCTGCCGTCTGTCCGTCGACTACGCTCACCGGTTCTCCTCTGGGTCTCGGCTAGCAGAGTAGGGCGCCGGGCCCGAGTTTTGCCCCAGTCCGGACGCAATACTGACGAATGTGATAATTTTTGTCCCGAGCTGCACGATTTGTCGTCCCAGGTGGTGACCTTGCGCCAAATCGCCATCGGCACAACCGGTGATCCGCTGTTGGTCGAAGGCTTACTGCATTCAGGGTTGCGCGCGGAACTCGAGGGGATGCGCGCGACCGCGGTGGTTGCAGCCAGTCTCGGGCTGTCGCGGACGGCGCCCGGCAGCCACTGAAGGGACGGCAGTTGACGGCATCGGTTCTCATCACGGGCGGGGCGGGGTTCATCGGCTCAGCGCTCGCGCGACGGCTTGTGGACTCCGGCTGTGACGTGGCGGTGATGGATGTCCTTCACCCACAGGTACACCCCCGGCACACTGTGGTGCCGATTCCTTCAGAGGCCCGCCTGTTCACCGGTGACGTCACCCATGCTCCGGACTGGGACGCCGTGTTGCGCTTGTTCCAGCCAAGCCAGATCGTGCACTTGGCAGCAGAAACCGGTACGGCGCAGTCGCTTTCCGCGGCTACCCGGCACGGCTCGGTGAACGTGGTCGGCACAACCCAACTCGTCGACGCGTTGAGCAGGGCCGGATACATCCCAGAGCATCTGATCCTCGCGTCGTCGCGAGCGGTGTACGGCGAAGGGGCGTGGGGATTCGGAGCAGATGTCTTCTATCCACCGCCGCGAACCCACGCGCAACTGTCGGCAGGCCACTGGGACCCCAAGGGGCCCGATGGAGTCTCGGCGGCGCCGCTCGCGAGTGCGGCAAGTCGGACCGAACCCCGGCCCACGAACATCTATGCATCGACGAAGCTGGCGCAGGAGCACATTCTGGCGGCATGGACCGCCGCCCATGGCGCCGGGCTGAGCATCCTGCGACTGCAGAATGTTTTTGGTCCGGGTCAGTCGTTGACGAACTCCTATACGGGGATTGTCGCATTGTTCGCCCGGCTCTCCCGTGCGCGACAGTCTCTCGAGGTCTACGAGGACGGGCGGATCCTGCGCGACTTCGTCTACATCGATGACGTCGTCGACGCGTTGTTCGCTGCAGTGCGGCAGCCTTCGACCGACGCGCGCTGGTTCGACGTCGGATCGGGCGTCTCGACGACCATTCACGAATTGGCCGCGATGACAGCGC includes the following:
- a CDS encoding amino acid adenylation domain-containing protein, yielding MFPLTRAQLDIWLEQEMGHFGAEWQFGLLVRIEGGVELDALEWAIQRVIHEAEPVRVAIFEEDGHVFQRPVDYPHVDLEFHDLSGAGDPEREAQDMALAIQRTPLPFDGPLFRFALLQIGFDDYYLFGCFHHIVTDGAGLGLIGNRVASVYSALVSGEPVPPAFFGSLQDLVDCEVAYEASSEHDGDQTYWAENLPTQSAPRHRSPHPSVERDPNQLSTPVQLDPAVIRRVQELADVWNMPRASVITAACALMIPGHSAAQSEVVLDFPVSRRVVAESKTLPGMVAGVAPLVLNLSAGSTVTSFCEHVAERIRDTLAHQRFPVHALERKVLGLDQRTDRVVIDFLPHAFTLDFGGVQASASMTNSGFVGGFGLIFSGTGDELFLSTLGAGDVFSNCGAADLARRLERVLVAMAADPTRKLSSIDVLDEAERTTLHDWGNRAALTRAVAPAATIPALFATQAARTPDAPAVTFGELSLTYRGLDETAQRVAQKLVDRGVGPGQRVALLLPRSADAVVAMVAVTRTGAAYVPIDPAVPAARREFVLADSAPIAVITTAELVDQLDGREPVVLDIGDLADPAFRPETPLPVPEPDDGAYVIYTSGTTGTPKGVAIPHRNVTRLLETLDADMGLAGQVWSQCHSLAFDFSVWEIWGALLYGGRVVVVPDPVVRSPEELHALLVAERVTILSQTPSAFYALQAADALAPELGRQLALQAVVFGGEALEPHRLAAWLDAHPVAPRLINMYGITETTVHASFREIVAGDIEGGVSPIGVPLGHLGFVVLDSWLQPVPVGVVGELYVAGAGVADGYVGRAGLSASRFVACPFGAPGQRMYRTGDLMCWGADGELRYLGRADEQVKIRGYRIELGEVQAALAALDGVAQAEVIAREDRPGDKRLVGYVTATSADLDPAQLRGALADRLPEYMIPAAVVVIDAMPLTVNGKLDKRALPAPEYQHVDAYRAPADAVEEILAGIYAQVLGLEKVGVDESFFELGGDSILSMQVVARARAAGVLCRPRDVFAEQTVARLAQVATLIDTDSDVAADGAGPVLATPIIRWLESLEAAGSPVAHFNQTVVVQAPIGTTEADVLVMVQLLLDRHAMLRLRVDRDDAGGWSLVVPETGSVDARSRLHTVDELTDDAVLHAGTQLNPAAGVMLSAVWVTSTRRLVAIIHHLAVDGVSWRILLEELNLAWAQHRAGHQVQLPPPGTSFARWASLLAEYAHRAEVVGEADLWRQIAATPAALPDVDTRADTLATAGNLSVYLDIETTQMLLGEVPAAFHAGVHDILLIAFALAATEFLGISGAPISIDVEGHGRDEELAAPPGVPVDLSRTVGWFTAKYPVALDVGGLSWAQVVAGDARLGSVIKAAKEQLRGVPDGLNYGALRYLNDEVDLDGSDPPICFNYLGRQGATSAETSGDAWQICWDGLADISPSVKPPIPLMHTLELNAGTVDTDAGPLLGGAWTWAPSVLTHAQVSRLSGLWFDALAGICAHVRGGGGGLTPSDIAVGLSQQQIDELQRQYADS
- a CDS encoding MbtH family protein; the encoded protein is MSINPFDDDKGSFVVLVNDEGQHSLWPTFADVPAGWRVVHGQASRAECLEYIESNWTDIRPRTLRERLAAGGVSDN
- a CDS encoding glycosyltransferase; the encoded protein is MKFVLATWGSRGDIEPSAAVGRELVRRGHDVAMAVPPDLVDFTEAAGVPAIGFGPESQTILDAHRDFWTCFFRTPWRIRELIRARVEIAGPLLAGWQEMSTTLMTLADGADLIFTGINFEDAAANVAEHHDIPLATLHYFPLRPNGQVLTFLPARVGRLAVRAFWWLSWRVTKTVEDTQRRELGLPQATGSAPQRITQRGSLEVQAYDEACFPGLAAEWAEHAAQRPFVGTLTLGLSTEADDEVSSWIAAGTPPIYFGFGSIPVESPADTIAMIGAACDALGERALIGAAGTDFSKVPHGDNIKVVGMLNYPSVFPRCRALVHHGGSSTTPIAMRAGVPQLILYWDMVHAVYGGAVKRLKVGTARRFSTATEATLVADLWTILDPGYRTRARELASRITEPAVSASTTADLLERAVHTQRVG
- a CDS encoding class I SAM-dependent methyltransferase produces the protein MNINNGLVMLADAWPGVNRIRAVQRALDGRTNPVYLEIGVSRGQAFQRISADVKIAVDPAFKLSERTRELADAKARTTHYFETTSDAFFDNERALLERHPIDVALIDGLHTYEQVVRDVEYTVQYLREDGVIFLHDCNPPFELAGRRAESWDDFIAQQKGPLVIGLWNGDVWKAIVHLRSTRPDLLVGVLKCDQGVGFVRKGTPESTLPYTPEQVEALTYADLKADRKRLLNLKPPRYVDELLGSGAGSTPK
- a CDS encoding DUF2505 domain-containing protein, coding for MARSFSGSAESTASVEGIHTAFGREDYWRDRLATSKVVTTLDSLDVHTDGTVAVRYTVDLGRQLLPGPVATLMPGGVSMQYRETWSPEGDRQVCGRIAVSVSGGLGSCDAQTWLEPVAHGSQLRFTGRVAVRIPLVGGSLEKSIGADLAQNIPSVLSYTADWITERA
- a CDS encoding class I SAM-dependent methyltransferase translates to MDRTTLHQVWKTILIVIALGVATACYFAPALLAVIGVLLVALVCARALYRGRDRFIPNLYARDIRVYDDDYRAFIGQSLEDLRQCRIADHTLLREASQLAPPAGADADALVLDLGVWIGWSTRLTADASGRPVYGFDTFEGLVEDWQIDDQLVIKRGTFSLTEPLAKRFITDTGVTLRDGIPPALGRDVQFIKGSTYDTLEPFLASKPAAPIALFHMDLDTYESCLHALETCKDRFVEGSILVFDEYLVTNGEMRAFYEFQSKYGLQWRYRAWGLEIWEMNVEMVTARWKRLAYYLILIAGYWSLGDGRYVWTFFEKRFWRFWLGAPIGDIAFMLGAAGQRKSVSLEITGLGSIGHQRS
- a CDS encoding NAD-dependent epimerase/dehydratase family protein — its product is MTASVLITGGAGFIGSALARRLVDSGCDVAVMDVLHPQVHPRHTVVPIPSEARLFTGDVTHAPDWDAVLRLFQPSQIVHLAAETGTAQSLSAATRHGSVNVVGTTQLVDALSRAGYIPEHLILASSRAVYGEGAWGFGADVFYPPPRTHAQLSAGHWDPKGPDGVSAAPLASAASRTEPRPTNIYASTKLAQEHILAAWTAAHGAGLSILRLQNVFGPGQSLTNSYTGIVALFARLSRARQSLEVYEDGRILRDFVYIDDVVDALFAAVRQPSTDARWFDVGSGVSTTIHELAAMTARLCGAPDPRVVGKFRDGDVRAAKCDIRAAVDELGWRPEWALEDGLLALLDWIDNQAERTDVPGDLSVLTS